A region of Dermochelys coriacea isolate rDerCor1 chromosome 1, rDerCor1.pri.v4, whole genome shotgun sequence DNA encodes the following proteins:
- the LOC119859138 gene encoding olfactory receptor 51G2-like — MSAVNDTKSNSAVFLLTGIPGQEDVHPWISIPFCLMYAISIVGNSVILFIIKTDPNLHELMYILLSMLAITDLGLLIAIIPTILRIFLFNSRDISLDACFAQLFFIHSLQCMESSVLLLMAFDRFIVICNPLRYTSILTLQRVAKMGLVFVLRTVVIIFPLPFLLKQYKYCGANVLSHSYCLHQEVMKMACSDITVNNIYGLSIAISTMGLDSLLIFLSYVMILKTVLSVASPMECLTVLNTCVSHLCAVLLFYIPEIGLALIHRFGKSSSHLLQIVLGYVYQLVPPLIHPIVYSVKSKHLCARIIRVFIK, encoded by the coding sequence ATGTCAGCTGTCAATGACACCAAATCAAATTCTGCAGTGTTTCTTCTCACCGGAATACCTGGGCAGGAAGACGTCCATCCCTGGATCTCTATCCCTTTTTGCTTAATGTATGCCATTTCGATAGTAGGAAATTCAGTCATTCTGTTCATTATAAAAACAGATCCAAACCTCCATGAACTCATGTACATTCTCCTTTCCATGTTGGCAATCACAGACCTTGGCTTATTGATTGCCATCATACCGACTATACTGCGCATATTCTTGTTTAACTCTAGGGACATCAGCCTTGATGCGTGTTTtgcccagctgttcttcatccactcCCTTCAGTGCATGGAATCCTCTGTGCTTCTGTTGATGGCATTTGACCGCTTCATTGTGATCTGTAACCCACTGAGATATACTTCCATCTTAACTCTGCAGAGAGTAGCGAAGATGGGACTGGTGTTTGTGCTAAGAACAGTGGTCATAATATTCCCACTCCCTTTTCTCCTTAAACAGTACAAATACTGTGGAGCCAATGTCCTCTCCCATTCCTATTGTCTGCACCAGGAAGTCATGAAAATGGCTTGTTCGGATATCACAGTGAACAACATCTATGGCTTGTCTATTGCAATCTCAACGATGGGTTTGGACTCGCTGCTCATCTTCCTCTCTTATGTGATGATCCTCAAAACAGTGCTGAGCGTCGCGTCCCCCATGGAGTGCCTTACTGTTCTGAACACCTGcgtctcccacctctgtgccgtCCTGCTCTTCTATATACCAGAGATTGGCCTGGCTCTGATACACAGATTCGGGAAGAGCTCTTCTCACTTGCTTCAGATTGTCCTTGGCTATGTCTACCAGCTGGTTCCTCCACTGATTCATCCAATTGTGTACAGCGTGAAAAGTAAACATCTTTGTGCAAGAATAATCAGAGTGTTCATCAAGTGA